One segment of Vagococcus martis DNA contains the following:
- a CDS encoding DUF1836 domain-containing protein translates to MIASNELNLTDFSLPLWHELPDIDVYMDQLVTIVEKYLHPLSVNGIPFKPLTPSMVNNYVKLKLIPKPIKKKYSRKHIARIIVITILKQVFDIPSIQRSIDLQIENTNSEDAYNLFCKYLHESLHAFSTQGQTIVFNNPKTDIAPIRWACITIVSKLFTESALTATLKQINDKEINTQHD, encoded by the coding sequence TTGATTGCGTCTAATGAACTAAATTTAACAGACTTTTCTCTACCTTTATGGCATGAGTTACCTGACATTGATGTTTACATGGATCAACTAGTTACGATTGTTGAGAAATATTTGCATCCTTTATCAGTAAATGGGATTCCATTTAAACCACTTACACCTTCAATGGTAAATAATTATGTTAAATTAAAATTAATTCCAAAACCAATAAAAAAAAAATATAGTAGAAAGCACATTGCAAGAATTATTGTGATCACGATTTTAAAACAAGTCTTTGATATTCCATCGATTCAAAGAAGTATTGACTTACAAATAGAAAATACAAATTCAGAAGATGCCTATAATCTTTTTTGTAAGTACCTACATGAATCATTGCATGCTTTTTCAACTCAGGGACAAACAATTGTCTTCAACAACCCTAAAACAGATATTGCCCCTATACGTTGGGCTTGTATCACCATTGTTAGTAAACTTTTTACTGAAAGTGCTCTAACTGCAACTTTAAAACAGATAAATGACAAGGAGATTAACACACAACATGACTGA
- a CDS encoding DegV family protein: MTEKIALLVDSGMDTPTEITQLDGVFVVPLSVNYSNGSFLDNIDITADEIYARLDEEIPSTSLPSLEIIEETINQIKKEGYTHILTVTISSGLSGTHNALRLLLDDHNDIRTHIIDTKSIGIGGGIQAAYLKELIDKQYSFDSLVEIGELLPKKGRVYFSIPTLEYLKKGGRIGLVTSIIGTALNLNPVISCNNEGIYYTVTKARGRKKSLQKMIDQLVEFAGESKDYRIGIAYGTCIEEAETVKKNILEKLPFASNVYFDDVSPVLGVHTGPDVIGVTILDLN, encoded by the coding sequence ATGACTGAAAAAATTGCATTATTAGTAGATTCCGGTATGGATACACCAACAGAAATTACTCAACTAGATGGTGTTTTTGTTGTTCCTCTAAGTGTAAATTACTCAAATGGTAGCTTTCTTGATAACATTGACATTACGGCAGACGAAATCTATGCTCGACTAGATGAAGAGATTCCCTCTACCTCTCTTCCCTCACTTGAAATCATTGAAGAGACTATTAATCAAATAAAAAAAGAAGGTTATACTCATATCTTAACAGTCACCATTTCAAGTGGATTAAGTGGGACTCACAACGCATTAAGATTACTATTAGATGATCACAATGATATTCGTACGCATATTATTGATACTAAAAGTATTGGAATTGGCGGAGGAATTCAAGCAGCTTATCTAAAAGAACTGATTGATAAGCAATACAGTTTCGATTCTCTTGTTGAAATTGGTGAACTTTTGCCTAAAAAGGGGCGTGTTTATTTTAGTATTCCAACCTTGGAATATCTAAAAAAAGGAGGAAGAATTGGATTAGTGACGTCGATTATTGGAACTGCTTTGAATTTAAACCCGGTTATTTCATGTAATAATGAAGGGATTTATTATACAGTCACTAAAGCACGTGGCAGGAAAAAAAGCTTGCAAAAAATGATTGATCAACTAGTCGAATTTGCTGGTGAAAGCAAAGACTATCGTATTGGTATTGCTTATGGAACGTGTATTGAAGAAGCTGAAACAGTCAAAAAAAACATTTTAGAGAAATTACCTTTTGCTAGCAACGTTTACTTTGATGATGTGAGCCCTGTCTTAGGCGTTCATACTGGACCAGACGTGATTGGGGTAACTATTTTAGATTTAAATTAG
- the rpsT gene encoding 30S ribosomal protein S20, protein MPNIESAIKRARTSQIANESNSAKLSKMRTAMKKFEKAVEENADNQQELLVAATREIDMVSAKGLIHQNKANREKSRLAKKIAK, encoded by the coding sequence ATGCCAAATATTGAATCTGCTATCAAACGTGCTCGCACTAGTCAAATTGCAAACGAGTCTAACTCTGCAAAATTAAGCAAAATGCGTACTGCTATGAAAAAATTTGAAAAAGCTGTAGAAGAAAATGCTGATAATCAACAAGAATTATTAGTTGCTGCTACACGCGAAATTGATATGGTTAGTGCAAAAGGATTAATCCATCAAAATAAAGCAAACCGTGAAAAGTCACGTTTAGCTAAAAAAATCGCTAAATAA
- the holA gene encoding DNA polymerase III subunit delta, translating to MSFQTELAKIKEKKFDSVYVLLGKERYLTKQFKKQLVASGMNEEEQSFNLMTFDMKQDLLDNVMIEAQTIPFFGDRKIIFIQEPYFLTGEKKKTDVEHDLNTLLEYLDEPSPSTILVFLAPYDKLDERKKIVKKLKKEAIMIDVSDMDNRLAQQYVADTIKVEGYEISKEAFEEFIYLTNANLSRMMNELDKLFLAATDSKKISKEMVHQLIPRTLEHSIFDLLKYVLSGQKDNALTLYKELLLQGEEPIKINAILISQFRLLVQVKIMADRHYQQSNMIDVLKIHPYRIKLSLQEAKRFELKTLGAIFDYLVENDYKMKSGYMDANLLFELFLMKEFK from the coding sequence GTGAGTTTTCAAACTGAACTAGCAAAAATAAAAGAGAAAAAATTTGATTCCGTTTATGTATTGCTTGGAAAAGAACGCTATTTAACGAAACAATTTAAAAAACAACTAGTTGCGTCTGGAATGAATGAAGAAGAACAATCTTTTAATTTGATGACATTCGATATGAAACAAGATTTATTAGACAATGTTATGATTGAGGCACAAACGATTCCTTTTTTTGGTGATAGGAAAATTATTTTCATTCAAGAGCCTTATTTTTTGACGGGTGAAAAAAAGAAAACAGATGTCGAACATGATTTAAACACATTACTTGAGTATCTAGATGAACCATCACCATCGACAATTTTAGTATTCCTAGCACCATATGATAAATTAGATGAGCGCAAAAAAATCGTGAAAAAATTAAAAAAAGAAGCGATAATGATTGATGTTTCAGACATGGATAATCGTTTGGCCCAACAATATGTTGCGGATACGATTAAAGTAGAAGGTTATGAGATTAGTAAGGAAGCATTTGAAGAGTTTATTTATTTAACTAATGCTAATCTAAGTCGGATGATGAATGAATTAGATAAACTATTTTTAGCAGCAACTGATTCTAAAAAGATTTCAAAAGAGATGGTACATCAGTTGATACCAAGAACGCTAGAGCATAGTATTTTTGATTTATTGAAATACGTTTTATCTGGTCAAAAAGATAACGCATTGACATTGTATAAAGAGTTGCTCCTTCAAGGTGAAGAGCCTATTAAAATTAATGCCATTTTAATTAGCCAATTTCGATTGTTAGTTCAAGTGAAAATTATGGCTGATAGACATTATCAACAAAGTAATATGATTGATGTCTTAAAGATTCATCCGTATCGTATTAAGTTATCATTACAGGAAGCAAAACGATTTGAGTTGAAGACACTGGGAGCAATTTTCGATTATCTAGTGGAGAATGATTATAAGATGAAGTCCGGATACATGGATGCTAATTTATTGTTTGAATTATTTTTGATGAAAGAATTTAAATAA
- a CDS encoding DNA internalization-related competence protein ComEC/Rec2 produces the protein MNKKNTSIKGYFFYPVIFYMLWLLYLLKPLWGIAVFFLVIGFRIVFSKNKRLITICLVSFLLANGYFFVTQPLRENTLNSDTKQTWTLLPDAIQVDGDFVKAKAKNHHRTYLLQYKLKTKEEKDRLLDVKNTLIVTSHQERVKNQTRRNLNGFDYTDYLKNKQILGVYKLTEVEKVSEKSLTIKHPIEMVSSFRTRLLKKINQTFGPYTSFYMSSLLLGISDGDNREVWNKLSLAHLFALSGLHVTFFISMIQSILLRVGLTREKVSIIEVVFLCVFVGLTGYSIGVVRASLQHIIKKANSRHCWKLSPLDCWSLTLFSHSLFVPTLLFNIGGQLSYYLSFLILFIQPILKNKKESSQLILFQLLLTFFSIPLLSYYFYEFNVLSSVFSLLFTPILFQCLLPILCLALLFSMTLPSILINLLEQIISSIHLLAEWCEKLTIFKITTGTFPIYILLAIITAQLYCLMYWESHPKFSKSRVLFLFVSPCLCFSFKYLNPMGMIAFVDVGQGDAMFIQLPFHRGNYVIDTGGSLSFPQEEWKQKRNAKRQADYTLIPFLKSKGVSRLDGVFITHAHEDHFGDIDRLAKEINIKQLIVTLGTHEQENVRRKIEGTKIKKINKVTSATNIQFPGIDMKILFPDTMGDGQNNDSMVLKLSIHEKTFLLMGDLEKEGEQALLTKYSERELAADCIKIGHHGSKTSSQLQFINAVNPAEAVISVGEANRFRHPSPETLDTLNQENIQIFRTDEQGMIYQKWLPLKKDMLKIRSVK, from the coding sequence ATGAATAAGAAAAATACTTCTATCAAGGGGTATTTTTTTTATCCCGTTATATTTTATATGCTATGGTTATTGTATTTATTAAAGCCATTATGGGGCATAGCTGTGTTCTTTTTAGTGATAGGATTTCGGATAGTTTTTTCAAAAAATAAACGACTAATAACGATTTGTTTAGTATCTTTTTTACTAGCAAATGGTTATTTTTTTGTGACCCAACCTTTAAGAGAAAACACATTAAATAGTGACACTAAACAAACGTGGACACTATTACCAGACGCTATACAAGTTGATGGAGATTTTGTTAAAGCTAAGGCTAAAAATCATCATCGAACATATTTACTTCAATACAAATTAAAAACAAAAGAGGAAAAAGATCGTTTGCTAGATGTAAAAAATACTCTGATTGTAACGAGTCACCAAGAAAGAGTCAAAAATCAAACAAGACGAAACTTAAATGGGTTTGATTATACAGATTATTTGAAGAATAAGCAAATTTTAGGAGTCTATAAACTGACAGAGGTGGAAAAAGTATCAGAAAAATCATTAACTATTAAACACCCAATTGAGATGGTATCCTCTTTTCGAACAAGGTTATTAAAAAAAATCAATCAAACATTTGGGCCTTATACATCCTTTTATATGTCTAGTTTATTACTAGGGATAAGTGATGGTGATAACCGAGAAGTGTGGAATAAACTTAGTTTAGCGCATCTTTTCGCATTATCAGGCTTACATGTGACATTTTTTATATCCATGATTCAATCAATTCTATTACGAGTCGGTTTGACAAGAGAAAAGGTATCGATTATTGAAGTCGTATTTTTATGTGTCTTCGTTGGGCTAACTGGATATAGTATTGGAGTAGTCCGGGCAAGCCTCCAACACATCATTAAAAAAGCAAATAGTCGCCATTGTTGGAAACTTAGCCCGTTGGATTGTTGGAGTCTAACGTTGTTTAGTCATAGTTTATTTGTTCCAACTTTATTATTTAATATTGGTGGACAGCTCAGCTATTACCTAAGCTTTTTAATTTTGTTCATTCAACCGATTTTGAAGAACAAAAAAGAATCTAGCCAACTCATTTTATTTCAATTACTTTTGACCTTTTTCTCGATACCATTATTAAGTTATTATTTTTACGAGTTTAATGTATTGTCTAGTGTGTTTAGTTTGCTGTTCACGCCGATTTTATTTCAATGTTTGTTACCAATATTGTGTTTGGCACTGTTGTTTTCTATGACATTACCAAGTATTTTGATTAACCTATTGGAACAGATTATTTCAAGCATTCATTTACTTGCGGAATGGTGTGAAAAATTAACGATTTTTAAGATTACTACAGGCACGTTTCCTATTTATATATTGTTAGCTATCATCACTGCACAATTGTATTGTTTAATGTATTGGGAAAGTCATCCTAAATTTTCTAAATCTCGTGTATTATTTTTATTTGTTAGTCCTTGTCTGTGTTTTAGTTTTAAATATTTAAATCCAATGGGAATGATTGCTTTTGTTGATGTTGGACAAGGTGATGCTATGTTTATTCAGTTGCCTTTTCATAGAGGAAATTATGTGATAGATACAGGAGGAAGTTTGTCTTTCCCACAAGAAGAATGGAAACAAAAAAGAAACGCAAAACGACAAGCGGACTATACCTTGATTCCATTTCTTAAGAGTAAGGGAGTATCAAGGTTAGATGGTGTTTTTATCACACATGCCCATGAAGATCATTTTGGTGACATAGATCGTTTAGCTAAAGAGATAAACATTAAGCAATTAATAGTGACGCTAGGAACACATGAACAAGAAAATGTCAGACGAAAAATAGAAGGCACTAAGATAAAAAAGATTAACAAAGTAACATCAGCAACCAATATACAATTTCCAGGAATCGATATGAAGATACTTTTTCCCGATACCATGGGGGATGGGCAAAATAATGATTCAATGGTGTTAAAACTCAGTATTCACGAAAAAACATTTTTACTGATGGGGGATTTGGAAAAAGAGGGAGAACAAGCATTGTTAACTAAATATTCGGAAAGGGAGTTAGCAGCAGATTGCATTAAAATAGGCCATCATGGAAGTAAAACATCCAGCCAATTACAATTCATTAACGCAGTAAATCCTGCAGAAGCAGTTATTTCAGTAGGAGAAGCAAATCGATTTCGACATCCATCACCTGAAACACTCGATACACTTAATCAAGAAAATATTCAGATTTTTAGAACGGATGAACAGGGCATGATTTATCAAAAATGGCTACCACTAAAAAAAGACATGTTAAAAATACGGTCAGTGAAATGA
- a CDS encoding ComE operon protein 2, whose product MSRERIPWDQYFMAQSMLLSLRSTCTRLSVGATIVRDRRIIAGGYNGSVTGDVHCIDEGCYLVDGHCVRTIHAEMNAILQCAKFGVETDGAEIYVTHFPCLQCTKMILQAGIKKIHYLKDYRNDDYAIKLIEQAGATIHQVTLSQEYFDTLAFGTDNE is encoded by the coding sequence ATGAGCAGAGAAAGAATTCCATGGGATCAATATTTTATGGCCCAAAGTATGCTATTATCTTTAAGAAGTACATGTACTAGATTATCCGTTGGGGCAACGATTGTGAGAGATAGACGAATTATTGCAGGTGGATATAATGGTTCTGTTACAGGAGATGTGCATTGTATTGATGAAGGATGCTATTTAGTTGATGGCCATTGCGTGCGCACGATTCATGCAGAAATGAATGCTATTTTACAATGTGCTAAATTTGGTGTTGAAACAGATGGTGCAGAAATATATGTGACACATTTTCCTTGTCTTCAATGCACTAAAATGATTTTGCAAGCAGGCATTAAAAAGATTCACTATTTAAAAGATTATCGTAATGATGATTATGCTATTAAACTGATTGAGCAAGCTGGTGCAACGATTCACCAAGTCACTCTATCACAAGAGTATTTTGACACATTAGCTTTTGGAACAGACAATGAATAA
- a CDS encoding Y-family DNA polymerase, translating to MARGLDPLNTLLVVMSGADSPGGLALAASPRAKKELGISNVSRRFEIPHHPDLLIVPPRMNLYIEKNIKINELFKEYVADEDILVYSIDETFVRVDASEKLFNMTPHEFAVQFQREIYHELGLFCTIGIGDNMLLSKLALDNEAKNNRNMIAEWRYQDVSKTVWRISKLTDFWGINKAMEKRLNQLGIYSIYDLAHYDFFHIKHPLGLIGQQLVAHAWGIDRANINETYKPVSKSIGNSQMLKKDYTKIDEIKIVIREVAEQVATRLRAKSFQTECVALSIGYSKYSESTGFRRQINIDATDSSKELVMHCLQLFDTHYNGEAVRSVAVSYSKLVGNQAIQLNLFEEATTTLNDRLLDQTIDVIRKRFGFDAIVHASSLLEGATAIERSHLVGGHAGGMDGLT from the coding sequence GTGGCAAGAGGGCTAGACCCTTTAAATACGTTACTTGTAGTGATGAGTGGAGCCGACTCACCTGGAGGATTAGCATTAGCTGCTTCTCCAAGGGCAAAAAAAGAATTAGGAATTAGCAATGTATCGAGACGTTTTGAAATACCCCATCATCCAGATTTATTGATTGTGCCACCCAGAATGAATTTATACATTGAAAAAAATATAAAGATAAACGAATTGTTTAAAGAATATGTCGCTGATGAGGATATTTTAGTGTATTCAATTGATGAGACGTTTGTTCGTGTAGACGCGTCTGAAAAACTATTCAATATGACGCCACATGAGTTCGCCGTTCAATTTCAACGAGAGATTTATCACGAATTAGGTCTATTTTGTACAATTGGAATTGGAGATAATATGTTACTCAGTAAACTAGCTTTAGACAATGAAGCAAAAAACAATAGAAATATGATTGCAGAATGGCGTTATCAAGATGTTTCTAAAACAGTGTGGCGTATATCAAAGCTAACAGATTTTTGGGGTATCAATAAAGCGATGGAAAAAAGATTGAATCAACTAGGTATTTATAGTATTTATGATTTAGCACATTATGATTTTTTCCATATTAAACATCCTTTAGGACTAATTGGGCAACAATTAGTGGCACATGCTTGGGGGATTGATCGAGCGAATATCAATGAAACTTATAAACCAGTATCTAAAAGTATTGGCAATAGTCAAATGTTAAAAAAAGATTATACCAAAATAGATGAGATAAAAATTGTTATCCGAGAAGTAGCAGAACAAGTCGCAACAAGGCTACGTGCAAAGTCGTTTCAAACCGAATGTGTGGCTTTATCCATAGGGTATTCAAAATATAGTGAAAGCACAGGGTTTAGACGACAAATCAACATTGATGCGACGGATTCATCAAAAGAGTTAGTAATGCATTGTTTACAACTATTTGATACTCATTATAACGGTGAAGCTGTTCGTAGTGTTGCAGTTAGTTATTCAAAACTAGTGGGAAATCAAGCAATTCAACTTAATCTATTTGAAGAAGCGACGACAACACTTAATGACCGATTACTAGATCAGACGATTGATGTGATTCGCAAACGATTTGGCTTTGACGCAATTGTTCATGCGTCGAGTTTATTGGAAGGCGCCACAGCGATTGAACGAAGTCACTTAGTAGGAGGTCATGCTGGAGGAATGGACGGATTGACATAA
- the ltrA gene encoding group II intron reverse transcriptase/maturase: MENVSASHSIRHMEYYGMIDSFDNLYQNSCNNHIFHNLMEIVTSPSNILLAYRNIKGNSGSISPGVDNKNIDDLKEITNANFIKIVQTKFSEYRPKPVKRVEIPKPNGKTRPLGIPTIWDRIIQQCLLQVLEPIMEAKFHDKNYGFRPNRSAHHAFAQAVKLAQLSKLTFVVDIDIEGFFDNVNHSKLIKQLWSLGIQDKWLLGVIRAMLKAPIIHKDGRIEHPKKGTPQGGILSPLLANIVLNELDWWISSQWETHPTRHNYDCYHTEKDYWNKGNKYRALRSSKLKEIYVVRYADDFKIFCRKRNDADKIFLATKLWLKERLKLNISLEKSKVVNLKKQKSEFLGFTMKLVRKRNTFVIETHMCSKAMKKVSDNLAKQIKVIQHTPNKEELQKQLVKYNSMVVGVHQYYKKATHISVDCPRINQRIMIIIKNRLDVKKVGQPPSDFVKKNYARSKQLRWINGYPMIPLGFIKHSHTSLPKKGICKYTPEGRILIHKYLTFPIDIINQLMNKNNPNESVEFRDNRVSKYSSQRGRCKITKEFLELPDIYCHRIIPRNLGGKDNFQNLVIIHRDLHSLIHEENRERASPLLKKMRITSSQLEIINQFRKKAKNCELSLNL, translated from the coding sequence ATGGAAAATGTATCAGCCTCACACTCAATCCGTCATATGGAATATTATGGCATGATTGATAGCTTTGATAATTTATACCAAAATAGTTGCAATAATCATATTTTTCATAATCTCATGGAAATTGTGACTTCGCCAAGTAACATTCTATTAGCGTATAGAAATATTAAAGGAAACTCTGGAAGTATCTCTCCAGGCGTTGATAATAAGAATATAGATGATTTAAAAGAAATAACTAATGCTAACTTTATTAAAATAGTACAAACCAAATTTTCCGAATATAGACCCAAACCAGTAAAAAGAGTCGAAATTCCAAAACCAAATGGAAAAACTCGACCGTTAGGTATTCCAACTATCTGGGATAGGATTATTCAGCAATGTCTATTGCAAGTTTTAGAACCTATTATGGAAGCTAAATTTCATGATAAAAACTATGGATTCCGACCTAATCGGTCGGCACATCATGCATTTGCACAGGCTGTTAAATTAGCGCAATTATCTAAGCTTACATTTGTAGTGGATATTGACATTGAAGGTTTCTTTGATAATGTAAATCATTCAAAACTTATCAAGCAATTATGGTCATTAGGAATCCAAGATAAATGGCTTTTAGGAGTAATTAGGGCAATGCTTAAAGCACCTATCATTCATAAAGATGGGCGGATTGAACATCCTAAAAAAGGAACTCCACAAGGTGGAATACTTTCTCCTCTTCTTGCAAATATTGTTCTGAATGAACTTGATTGGTGGATATCGTCCCAATGGGAAACTCACCCTACAAGGCATAACTACGACTGTTATCATACTGAGAAGGATTATTGGAATAAAGGCAATAAATATCGAGCCCTGCGTAGTTCAAAGTTAAAAGAAATTTATGTTGTGAGATATGCTGATGATTTCAAAATATTTTGCAGAAAACGTAATGATGCAGATAAGATATTTTTAGCCACTAAACTATGGTTGAAAGAGCGCTTAAAACTCAATATTAGTTTAGAAAAATCTAAAGTGGTTAATCTGAAAAAACAAAAATCTGAATTTCTCGGTTTTACTATGAAACTAGTACGGAAAAGAAATACTTTTGTCATTGAAACCCACATGTGTTCTAAAGCTATGAAAAAAGTTTCGGATAATCTAGCAAAGCAAATAAAGGTAATTCAACATACCCCTAATAAGGAAGAATTACAAAAGCAATTAGTTAAGTATAATTCTATGGTTGTAGGAGTTCATCAATATTATAAAAAGGCAACACACATTAGTGTAGACTGCCCTAGAATCAATCAACGCATAATGATTATCATCAAAAATCGATTGGACGTTAAAAAAGTTGGTCAACCACCTAGTGACTTCGTTAAGAAAAACTATGCACGCTCAAAGCAGCTAAGGTGGATTAATGGCTATCCGATGATTCCTTTGGGATTTATCAAGCATAGTCATACATCGTTACCAAAGAAGGGAATCTGTAAGTATACGCCCGAAGGACGTATACTAATACATAAATACCTCACCTTTCCAATCGATATAATTAATCAACTCATGAATAAGAATAATCCAAATGAGAGCGTTGAGTTTAGAGACAATAGAGTTTCTAAATATTCATCACAACGTGGTAGATGTAAGATAACAAAAGAGTTCTTAGAGTTACCTGATATATACTGTCATCGTATTATTCCAAGAAATCTTGGTGGTAAGGATAACTTTCAGAATTTAGTTATCATTCATCGAGATCTACACTCACTTATTCATGAGGAAAATAGAGAAAGAGCATCACCTCTTTTGAAAAAAATGAGGATTACTAGCTCTCAACTTGAGATAATCAATCAGTTTCGTAAAAAAGCAAAAAATTGTGAATTGTCGCTGAATCTATAA
- a CDS encoding helix-hairpin-helix domain-containing protein, with protein MDIVEKLKEKGYIVIGGIFGLIVFIMLLYNVFKPKPDLVMETTQSSTTYSTVTSSEEMSDEMYVDIKGAVVKPGIYKVNATMRVLTVVEMAGGFLPEADDRQVNLSERVSDQMVIYIPKEGEELAEVTPSKNASSKDETTNTLVNLNTATIEELKTLNGVGEKKAENILRYREEKGSFKSIEELKEVDGIGEKTFEQLKSSITV; from the coding sequence ATGGACATCGTAGAAAAATTAAAAGAAAAGGGCTATATAGTTATAGGAGGAATCTTTGGGTTAATAGTCTTCATCATGCTGCTTTATAACGTGTTTAAACCTAAGCCGGATTTAGTGATGGAGACAACGCAAAGTTCGACTACATATTCAACTGTGACATCAAGTGAAGAGATGAGTGATGAGATGTATGTGGATATTAAAGGAGCTGTTGTAAAGCCCGGTATTTACAAAGTCAATGCAACAATGCGTGTATTGACAGTCGTTGAGATGGCAGGTGGATTTTTACCTGAGGCAGATGATCGACAAGTAAATTTATCCGAACGAGTGAGTGACCAAATGGTAATTTATATACCCAAAGAAGGAGAAGAACTAGCTGAGGTGACTCCTTCTAAAAATGCGTCATCAAAAGATGAAACAACAAATACTCTAGTTAATTTGAATACAGCAACGATTGAGGAATTAAAAACATTAAATGGTGTTGGTGAGAAAAAAGCTGAAAATATTTTGCGTTATCGTGAAGAAAAAGGCTCTTTTAAATCAATTGAGGAGTTAAAAGAAGTAGATGGAATAGGAGAAAAAACCTTTGAACAATTAAAATCATCCATTACTGTCTAA